A single window of Vigna radiata var. radiata cultivar VC1973A chromosome 4, Vradiata_ver6, whole genome shotgun sequence DNA harbors:
- the LOC106758235 gene encoding uncharacterized protein LOC106758235 — protein MPTLRPGPFKDSICRNPPSTMEELRKRAADEARVENMKQNYRREQQEAKAEKGDSRKGEGQGSRLNGPRLREGPRGPKFPQYTPLNAPRARILQEALSTQVLPAPQKRPTPPGADLSKRCLYHQNSGHDTEDCLTLRDKIEELIRMGQLQQYVRREDVRWTKGSSRREHVRPRSPPRERKRDGEHGYGRTSERRRTDRRSRSRSRGDEQRRPLRGVINTISGGFAGGGHTSSTRKRSIRALRSIHAVDVPRRTMPPITFTDEDFHAPDPDQDDPMVINVEIARYGISRVLVDQGSSVNILYWKTFLQMDISEDLIVPYNEQIVGFAGKRVDTRGYVDLQTRLGTGRESEEMKIRYLLVEVNTAYNVLLGRPCLNAFGAIVSMPHLTMKYPNHRGTICTIRANQKTAWECYAAGLRIYPQENRRKMSRSEVAMADLDPRTNIEDRLEPLGETQPVMIGRDPSQTTFIATGMADATEKQLRALLWRNRDLFAWTAADMPGIHPSVASHKLALVRNARP, from the coding sequence ATGCCCACATTGAGACCCGGTCCTTTTAAGGATAGTATATGCCGGAATCCTCCTAGTACAATGGAGGAATTGAGAAAACGGGCGGCGGACGAGGCCCGGGTGGagaatatgaaacaaaattacagGAGAGAGCAGCAGGAGGCTAAGGCCGAGAAGGGGGATAGTAGAAAAGGTGAGGGTCAAGGAAGTAGGCTGAATGGACCTAGACTTCGCGAGGGGCCAAGGGGTCCCAAGTTCCCGCAGTACACCCCTCTCAACGCTCCCCGAGCTCGGATATTACAAGAGGCGCTGAGCACCCAAGTCTTACCCGCACCTCAGAAACGGCCAACGCCTCCGGGAGCGGACCTGAGTAAACGATGTCTCTATCACCAGAACTCCGGACATGATACGGAGGATTGCCTGACTTTGAGAGACAAAATTGAAGAGCTAATCCGAATGGGACAGCTGCAGCAATATGTTAGAAGGGAAGACGTCCGTTGGACGAAGGGGTCGTCCAGGAGAGAACATGTGAGGCCAAGGAGCCCTCCTAGGGAGCGAAAGAGGGATGGAGAGCACGGTTATGGTCGGACGTCTGAAAGGCGAAGGACGGATCGGAGAAGCAGGAGCCGCAGCCGAGGCGATGAGCAAAGGAGACCTTTGAGGGGGGTGATTAATACCATCTCTGGAGGTTTCGCCGGAGGAGGGCATACTTCCTCCACTAGAAAAAGGAGTATCCGGGCATTGAGATCCATACATGCTGTAGACGTTCCGAGAAGAACCATGCCGCCAATCACGTTCACCGACGAAGATTTTCATGCCCCAGACCCTGACCAAGATGACCCCATGGTTATCAACGTGGAAATAGCTCGCTACGGGATAAGTAGGGTGTTAGTTGATCAAGGGAGCTCGGTCAACATACTGTATTGGAAGACCTTCCTCCAGATGGATATCTCGGAAGATCTGATCGTTCCATACAACGAGCAGATAGTAGGTTTTGCCGGGAAGCGGGTGGACACGAGGGGGTATGTTGATTTGCAGACCCGCCTGGGTACCGGAAGGGAAAGTGAAGAAATGAAGATAAGGTACTTGTTAGTAGAGGTGAACACGGCCTACAACGTCCTCTTAGGACGGCCGTGCCTGAATGCTTTCGGAGCCATAGTGTCCATGCCGCACCTCACCATGAAATACCCAAACCACCGGGGAACAATCTGCACTATACGGGCAAATCAGAAAACCGCCTGGGAATGCTATGCAGCCGGTCTGCGGATATATCCACAGGAAAACCGACGAAAAATGTCTAGATCGGAGGTGGCTATGGCTGACTTAGACCCAAGGACTAATATTGAGGACCGCCTGGAACCTCTAGGAGAAACGCAGCCCGTCATGATCGGACGGGATCCCTCGCAAACCACCTTTATAGCCACGGGGATGGCGGACGCGACAGAGAAGCAATTGAGGGCCCTTTTATGGCGAAACCGGGACCTTTTCGCATGGACGGCGGCGGACATGCCGGGCATCCATCCGTCTGTGGCATCCCACAAGCTGGCCTTAGTAAGAAACGCCCGGCCATAA